The Kosakonia sp. SMBL-WEM22 sequence CGCTGGCGGTGTCGTCCAGCGTCACGGCGCATATCTTCGTGCCGCAGGACCCGGCTTATCCGACGGGGTACAGCAACTTTATGTGTGCATCAGCGGGAAATGACGGGACCCGGTATAAGGTGCAGGTGGGAAAAGTATTCCAGAGCACCTTTATCAGCAGTCCCGACGAGGGCAGGCGAATGAAAGGGTGGGCATGTGGCGGGGTGGGGTATATCGACACGCAGTTCTATGACCAGTACTACAGATATGCCCTTGGCCTGGCCTGATATTATCACTCCGTCAGCGGCAGCCTGTCGCAGGACGATGTATCCGTGAAAGCACTCCGTTCAACCCACTGATAACCAAAGCTGCCGCCGGAGAGATATTCGGTGGTGCTGACCGGTTTTCTTATGCCGAATACCGGTACCGCCACCCGGCTTTTCATCACCACCGCCCCGTTATAGCACAGCGGCGGCGTGTTGCTGGCGCAGCCTGATGCCATTAACGAAACCAGCACAACCGCCGCAGCGTTAATTATTTTCATCTTTATTCCCTGAACAGTATGGATGTGAATCCATTCTATTGGCCGCCTGGTCAGGCGCTAAATAGATTAAACAGATCAATATTTCCTGATTGATCGACTTTATCGATCGTTTATACGCGCGCCGTATTCTGGCGCCATGCCCGGAGAAAACATGATTTACACAACTGGCTCCATCGCGGTCAGCGGCAACACCCTGACCGGCACAGGCACAAATTTCACCCAGGCTGGCTCACTCATCCGTAATGGCTGCACCGTACTGGTCATGACCAGCCCCGTGCAGGTATTCCAGATCACAGCCATTGGTAACGCGACCACCCTCACGGTATCACCGGCAGCCAGCCCGGCTATTCCCGCAGGTACTAAATTCGCCATTCTGCTGAGCGACAGCCTGAGCGTGGATGGCCTGGCACAGGATATTGCCGAGACGTTCAGCATGTACCAGCGGTACATGGGCGGCTTTGCTGACGTGATGAACGGCAGTGGAGATGTGACCATCACCATTAACGGTCAGCCTGTCACCGTTCCCGGCCAGAAGACGCTGGCGAAGAAGGGGGCTAACACTGACATCACCAGCCTGGGCGGGCTGACCACTGCACTGAGTATCCAGCAGGGCGGAACCGGTTCAAAATCGGCAGATGATGCGCGCAAAAACCTGGGCATAGTGGACAGTACGGGGACAGTTCCCGTTTCACTTGGTGGTACAGGTGCAAAAAGCAGTACGGATGCGCGCGTAAATTTAGGTGCGGCCTCTGCCGGTGATAATAATGATGTTACAAGTTTTTCCGGAGTAATCGCTCCCCGCGGCTCCATCAATTCACGCTTGTCTGGAGGGGCATCAGTTAAACTTGATTTGGGTGGCGCTCTGGGCACGGCAGTGAAACCTTTTAACCTGAACCTTACCCGGCTCGGAAATGCCACAAATAACTGGAATATTCAGTCCACATACGGCTACCTGGTAGGTGATGACGGATCTTTCAACGCTTCAGGACCGATAATGATTTCTACCGATGGATCTTCCACAGATCGGGTATGGATATTCCGTAACAGTGATGGTGCAATCAAAACCACTTACGGCACTATTTCCCCGGGGGCGTCCGACGAGCGAGTAAAAAATATCGTCCGGGAAATTACGGAAGAAGAGGCGATTAGATTTATCAGCGAAGTGAGACCGATACGATATGCGTTCAAGTGGCGACCGGAGCAGATAAAAGTTGGTTTCAGAGCCCAGAACATTGAAGCGCTGGATCCGGAACTGGTTGAAATTACGTCTCTGACGATTCCAGGGCTGGATGGCAGCGACATTGTAATTCAGGACGGGAAGATGATAGATCCCGGTGAAATCGGCGCGGCTTACCTGGTGCCTGTCGTGCAACAACTTCTGCGGCGCGTCAGCGAGCTTGAAGCAGAAATTAAAACTTTGAACCCGCAGGGATCGTAAAAAAGCCCCGGCGACGGGGCAGTTACATTCCGTGCCTGTCTGGTGCAGGCTACGGGGCTGTTTTAATTTTAGTCGAAAGACGATTTAACTTAAGAAAAATTACCGACGGTTCAAGCCGTTGACAAATCTTCTTGCCGCTTCGTCTTGATAAGCTCTGAAATTCAAAATACTGTGTATATAAACAGTATTAATGAAGGTGCATATCATGCCAAGAAGAGACGATATTGAGACAGCATTCAGGCAGGCCATAGTGATGGAGCCGAGCGGACGGCGAACGGTAACCACGGCAGATTTTTTGAAGGTTTTGCTCACGTTTAACTGGGACTGGACGCCGCGCGAGGCTAACCAGTGGATTGAGGGACACGTCAGCACCTTCAAAGATATCTCTCAACAAGAGGGAGAGCTCCGCACGTTCATGATGTACAACCCGAACGGAGGTCTGTGATGGGATTCCCTTCGCCAGCTACTGACTACATGGATGAAAAGATATCTCTCGACCATGAGCTGATTCGTGTACCTTCCGCGACATACTTCCTGCGCGCCGGCGCCGAGTCCCGGCGCGAATCAATAAAGAAGGGGGCTTTGCTGATTCTGGACATGTCGGTCACTCCGTTAGACGGGTCGATAGTGATGTGCCATCTGGATGAGCAGATGCGTATGCTGCGATTGCGGCTTCACCCGCGACCGAGGCTGGAGGAGCTGGATCGACCAGAAATCACTTACCCGATGACCAGTGATGATTACGACGGCCGCCTGGTATTCAAAGGGGTGATCACCTACATCATCAACGATGCCAGGACTGGGGAGTTTGACTACTGCCCTGTGATGTAATTTTGCACAGGTAGCTCACCCATCGAGTACTACACGTTGAGAGGGTGAGCCGTTGATCACACGTTATTCATTTTCGTGCGACCACATAGGCATTATGCGTTTTGAGATGAAGTAGTTCCAAATATGCAAATGGAATAACCGGAACAAGCGGTTTTGTGTGGATACGCATATTTCTACATCATAACTCTGTACCCTGTTACTGGCGATCAACGTTAGCTTTAATATTATGGGGGTACATCTGGGGGTATTTGATAAAGTGAATTTTATATTTAATATTAAAAATCAAATAATTATATGTCTATATTGAATCCTGTAGGGCATTTAAAATCAGCAGGTTACACTGATTTCAATCCAGCCCCAGACATACGCCACAGCACGCAGTAATTCGCGCATGAATGACAGGTGCTGGCTCTTTGTTGCCTGGCTCACCGGCTTCGCTACGTATGGAGGCGGCTCCCTTCCTTTCCGCAAAGCAGAATCCCGGCGCGTTTGCCAGGTACGAAGATGCCGGCGGTTGATCATCTTCGAGACCGCATCATTAACCTGTTCAGCAGTAATGGTGGAGATGTCACGCCCTGCGAAATGCTGCAGGAAAAACTCTATCTTTGTCCGATCATCGTCAAGTGACCGTTTATCTTCCTTCTCGCGCAGCCATCTGATGCAGCACTCCTCAAACGTCCTCGCCGGTAAATCACCAATCTGATCTACCCGCCACGCTTCAGCCTTTAACTTATCGTGCAGCTCCTGCGCTTGCTTTTTGTCCCCCGTACCAAGAGATCGTCTAATTCTTTTCCCTGACGGCGTAACGAAATGACAGTGCCAGACGCCGCCCCTGAGGGTGATTGACATAAAACTTCTCCTTTATGTTCACCCGCGCTCGCTGCAACAGGATCGCGCCGGGCGTGTAAATACGCAATACAAGCCGCATCGGTTGTGCGGTATTTGTTCCCGATCTTCTGCCCGGCCAATTGACCGGAATCAATCAGCCGGTAAATAGTGCGAGGAGACACGATCAGGAATTCCGCCGCCTGCTGCGCAGTGATTTGCTTTTCAGAAACCATGGTTTACTCCAGGCAAAAAGAAGCCGCCCGCAGGCGGCAAACATCAAGGAATGATAGATAGTTCTTATCGGTGCTTAGCACCCAACAGGCGACTCAGTGAATCGCCTTTAATTTGCGTCACAGGGTAGGTTCTGGGTATTCACACCATTCCACGATATGAATGTCGGCGTGTTGAATGCCCTCAATTTGGAATATCCATTCCCATTTGCCGGTCGGAACGCCACGGCTCATCCATTCAGCGCGCCAGGCAATGAGCAAGCCTTCGCCATTGAGGTCATTAACCAGTAGCCGGTGCGGTGTTCCCACTCGTAATCCGCCTGGGCGTAATCAACAGCCGTCACGAAGTCGTTATAAGCTTCGGTTGCGTTATTGTGGCTGAGACCGGCGTAAGGCGTGTTTGCTGGTGGGATAGAGAAGGTGACGAGTTGTGCCGGTGTTTCCGGGAAGAGGGCGATAATTCTCTCGCCCGGTCATCAACCCATTTTTCACGTTCAATTTCTGCGGGGCTTTTTTATGCGCCTCGCACGCGCAAACACTAACCCGAGCCTTTCAGAAAGCTGAGCCTGAGAACAACCGATGGCATCATTGCGGCCTTTCGGGTGACGGTTGTTCTGTGCGACAGGTTTATCTTCCTGAAAGGAATCGACCATGACATATCCAACTACAGCATTTCTGCATGTTCTGCGGATAACTCAACAATGCGTCTGATTTTAATGACATTATGATAATGTCATCTACTGGTTCTGTAAGGCCATTAACAGGAGTTTTATATGGCGCAGCAAGCGCAAGAAGAGGGTAGCTTACGATTGTTGAGGCTGGGTGAGATAAAACTGGCTAAGTCTGTGTTTGGCGATTCTATCCAATATCATAAAGTCTGGATTCATCATGACAGTTATTTGCCTTTAGGGATGCAAAACCAATACGCAGCGCTGGCCCCGAATGGGGAACTTTATTTTCGTTACTGGTACCAGGACGATTTTTCTAAAGCAGCTGCTGATATGCAATACCTTTTCATCCATGAAATGAGCCACGTTTGGCAGCGTGAGAAAGGAATGTATGTAAAGCTTCGTGGTCTTTTCCGTTGGGCCGTAAGCTATCGGTATGGACTGGATAAACGAACCCTCAGACAGTACCCGTTAGAGCAGCAAGCGCAAATAATTGCTGATCATTTTTCTTAGAGACATTTGGCTACGCTCAATGGCTGGTGTTAAGGGGTAAAAACTATGATGTCGTATCGTATGATGGCGAGCTTGACGAGGCCGTTGTTAGTGGGCGGTACAAACATACGCTGAGGGGTTTTCCGAATGTTTAAATTCTCGAAAGCATGGTTGTTTTCTATTTTCCTTCTGAGTGGCTGCCCTGGACAAGGTGACAGATTAACCCCGAGTGAAACAACAAAAGTAAAACTGATTTCAAATGACGTGTGTTTTAACGTGCCAGAATCTGAAGATTTTCAACCTTCTATTATAATTATTGCCCCAAGAAAAACGCCTCATAAAGAAAGATGGTATCGCGAACACCCCTCTCTTGAGGTCAGAAATGGGAGTCTGTGCATCCCACCGACATTCTACTCATTTACACCTGATACGCCTTACATCGTCGAATATTTGCTTACCTCCTTATCAAAAAGTAATTCTGGTGCTTCAAGACATGTTGTCGTGGGCTTTGAACTTACCAGCGGCAGGGTTCACCAGCTCGTTTTAGATAAAAGTGAGATCAGCCAATAAGAAACTTATACCAACTCCGAATCATGATCGACTAACTCTGCGTACCTCAAAGCCGCCTCCGGGCGGTTTTTTATTGCCATCACAATGGGCAGCCCCATCGTAATGGCATAACCATAAGGGCAATAACATGTCCGACACCTACCAAATCACCATTACCACCACATCAAAAGAAACCTTCACCGGAAAGATGAAACGTAGCCAGCCTGAGCTGGTCAACGTTACCTATGGCACGGCAAGTGGAAGCGTAACAAAGGATATTAAGGTTTCGGTAGACCTTATCAACGTCACTCAGGCAGATGACGGTTCAGTGACGAATCCGGTTAAATATTACACATTTTATTTCAATAGCCTCACCGGTACGGATGTCAATAACACACCGGCAAACGCCACTGTTAACACCACCAAGTTTATTCTCAATGATAACCAGGCGCTTGCGGCGGGGCCGTTCTTCTCGCCGCTGGCGGGCAGTGAGCTGTGGATTCATTTCATGGCTCAACTTGGGGACGGAGAGGGAGCGTATTACAAAATAACGCTCTGGAGTGTGTATGACGATAACAGCCAGGTTCCGGGCACTACGCAGACCCTGACAGGAATCTTTTTAACAGCCGCGGCAGATCTGACGTCATTTACAAGACTGTGAAGGTGACGCCATCCGGCGGGTTTGGTCGGTACTCTGTAACCATTCTCAAAGCCAACAACTCCAGCGACAGCAATAGCCTGCAGATCGCCGAAATTCACTCTGTGCGGATTCTGCAGAATCAGGTGCATGCTGACGATACTTTCGTCCGGGTTACGGTTCAGGCGACGGA is a genomic window containing:
- a CDS encoding tail fiber domain-containing protein; translated protein: MIYTTGSIAVSGNTLTGTGTNFTQAGSLIRNGCTVLVMTSPVQVFQITAIGNATTLTVSPAASPAIPAGTKFAILLSDSLSVDGLAQDIAETFSMYQRYMGGFADVMNGSGDVTITINGQPVTVPGQKTLAKKGANTDITSLGGLTTALSIQQGGTGSKSADDARKNLGIVDSTGTVPVSLGGTGAKSSTDARVNLGAASAGDNNDVTSFSGVIAPRGSINSRLSGGASVKLDLGGALGTAVKPFNLNLTRLGNATNNWNIQSTYGYLVGDDGSFNASGPIMISTDGSSTDRVWIFRNSDGAIKTTYGTISPGASDERVKNIVREITEEEAIRFISEVRPIRYAFKWRPEQIKVGFRAQNIEALDPELVEITSLTIPGLDGSDIVIQDGKMIDPGEIGAAYLVPVVQQLLRRVSELEAEIKTLNPQGS
- a CDS encoding DNA polymerase V, which encodes MPRRDDIETAFRQAIVMEPSGRRTVTTADFLKVLLTFNWDWTPREANQWIEGHVSTFKDISQQEGELRTFMMYNPNGGL
- a CDS encoding helix-turn-helix domain-containing protein, which gives rise to MVSEKQITAQQAAEFLIVSPRTIYRLIDSGQLAGQKIGNKYRTTDAACIAYLHARRDPVAASAGEHKGEVLCQSPSGAASGTVISLRRQGKELDDLLVRGTKSKRRSCTIS
- a CDS encoding type IV secretion protein Rhs, yielding MAQQAQEEGSLRLLRLGEIKLAKSVFGDSIQYHKVWIHHDSYLPLGMQNQYAALAPNGELYFRYWYQDDFSKAAADMQYLFIHEMSHVWQREKGMYVKLRGLFRWAVSYRYGLDKRTLRQYPLEQQAQIIADHFS
- a CDS encoding putative T6SS immunity periplasmic lipoprotein, with protein sequence MFKFSKAWLFSIFLLSGCPGQGDRLTPSETTKVKLISNDVCFNVPESEDFQPSIIIIAPRKTPHKERWYREHPSLEVRNGSLCIPPTFYSFTPDTPYIVEYLLTSLSKSNSGASRHVVVGFELTSGRVHQLVLDKSEISQ